A window from Triplophysa dalaica isolate WHDGS20190420 chromosome 3, ASM1584641v1, whole genome shotgun sequence encodes these proteins:
- the LOC130417584 gene encoding ATP-sensitive inward rectifier potassium channel 10 isoform X1, whose amino-acid sequence MISATPPSTNGPAHQNVYHPQTDVLKPLLAGVGDLSHLKRQRRVLSKDGRSNVHIEHASGLGALYLRDPWTTVVDMQWRYKLILFSATFVGTWFMFGLLWYLLAWVHGDLLEFDPPANHSVCVMQMQTVTGAFLFSLETQTTIGYGYRCITEECPSAIVLLIIQLLITTAMEIFITGTFLAKVARPKKRGETIRFSQHAVITHHDGLPCLLIRVANMRKSLLLGCQVTGKLVQPCVPKEGETVGFDQKNVTFSVDTASESPFLIVPLTFYHIIDEESPLRGWAAKEGGWIDSNRVDFELLVMMNATIEPTSATCQVRTSYLPDEIVWGYEFQPIVSLSPTGKYVADLAYFDKVVKTKTLPSFSLAPANSPDGYHGDADGTDPEKIRLEQRYKADEKQTDRDHSVRVSNV is encoded by the exons ATGATATCGGCCACACCCCCCTCCACTAATGGCCCCGCCCATCAGAATGTATACCACCCCCAGACGGATGTCTTAAAGCCACTGCTGGCAGGGGTGGGAGACTTGAGTCATCTGAAGCGCCAGAGGCGTGTGTTATCTAAAGATGGGCGGAGTAACGTCCACATCGAGCATGCCAGTGGGCTTGGAGCTCTGTACCTGCGAGACCCCTGGACCACCGTTGTGGACATGCAGTGGAGATACAAACTAATCCTGTTCAGCGCCACGTTCGTGGGGACGTGGTTCATGTTTGGCCTGCTGTGGTACCTGCTGGCATGGGTGCACGGAGACCTGCTGG AGTTTGACCCTCCAGCCAATCACAGCGTGTGTGTGATGCAGATGCAGACGGTGACGGGTGCGTTCCTCTTCTCTCTGGAGACACAGACCACCATCGGTTACGGTTATCGCTGCATCACTGAAGAATGTCCGTCTGCTATAGTCCTGCTCATCATTCAGCTCCTCATCACCACCGCCATGGAGATCTTCATAACAGGAACCTTCCTCGCCAAG gtggcTCGGCCTAAGAAGCGCGGCGAGACGATCCGCTTCAGTCAGCACGCTGTGATAACCCATCATGACGGCCTGCCATGTCTCTTGATCAGAGTGGCAAACATGCGCAAGAGTCTTCTGCTGGGCTGTCAG gTGACTGGAAAACTTGTACAGCCGTGTGTTCCTAAGGAAGGGGAAACAGTGGGTTTTGATCAGAAGAATGTGACTTTCAGTGTGGACACAGCGAGTGAAAGTCCGTTCCTCATCGTTCCTCTCACATTCTATCACATCATAGATGAAGAGAGTCCTCTGAGAGGCTGGGCAGCCAAAG AAGGAGGTTGGATAGATTCGAATCGGGTCGACTTTGAGCTGCTGGTTATGATGAATGCGACGATAGAACCCACGTCAGCCACCTGTCAGGTGAGAACCTCTTACCTGCCCGACGAGATCGTCTGGGGTTATGAGTTCCAGCCCATCGTATCTCTCTCTCCAACCGGAAAATACGTGGCGGACCTCGCATACTTCGACAAAGTGGTGAAAACCAAGACCCTGCCTTCCTTCAGTCTGGCCCCTGCGAACAGTCCTGATGGTTACCACGGAGACGCCGATGGAACCGACCCCGAGAAGATAAGACTGGAGCAAAGATACAAAGCTGatgagaaacagacagacagagatcaCAGTGTGAGAGTCAGTAACGTCTGA
- the LOC130417584 gene encoding ATP-sensitive inward rectifier potassium channel 10 isoform X2, with product MISATPPSTNGPAHQNVYHPQTDVLKPLLAGVGDLSHLKRQRRVLSKDGRSNVHIEHASGLGALYLRDPWTTVVDMQWRYKLILFSATFVGTWFMFGLLWYLLAWVHGDLLEFDPPANHSVCVMQMQTVTGAFLFSLETQTTIGYGYRCITEECPSAIVLLIIQLLITTAMEIFITGTFLAKVARPKKRGETIRFSQHAVITHHDGLPCLLIRVANMRKSLLLGCQVTGKLVQPCVPKEGETVGFDQKNVTFSVDTASESPFLIVPLTFYHIIDEESPLRGWAAKGGWIDSNRVDFELLVMMNATIEPTSATCQVRTSYLPDEIVWGYEFQPIVSLSPTGKYVADLAYFDKVVKTKTLPSFSLAPANSPDGYHGDADGTDPEKIRLEQRYKADEKQTDRDHSVRVSNV from the exons ATGATATCGGCCACACCCCCCTCCACTAATGGCCCCGCCCATCAGAATGTATACCACCCCCAGACGGATGTCTTAAAGCCACTGCTGGCAGGGGTGGGAGACTTGAGTCATCTGAAGCGCCAGAGGCGTGTGTTATCTAAAGATGGGCGGAGTAACGTCCACATCGAGCATGCCAGTGGGCTTGGAGCTCTGTACCTGCGAGACCCCTGGACCACCGTTGTGGACATGCAGTGGAGATACAAACTAATCCTGTTCAGCGCCACGTTCGTGGGGACGTGGTTCATGTTTGGCCTGCTGTGGTACCTGCTGGCATGGGTGCACGGAGACCTGCTGG AGTTTGACCCTCCAGCCAATCACAGCGTGTGTGTGATGCAGATGCAGACGGTGACGGGTGCGTTCCTCTTCTCTCTGGAGACACAGACCACCATCGGTTACGGTTATCGCTGCATCACTGAAGAATGTCCGTCTGCTATAGTCCTGCTCATCATTCAGCTCCTCATCACCACCGCCATGGAGATCTTCATAACAGGAACCTTCCTCGCCAAG gtggcTCGGCCTAAGAAGCGCGGCGAGACGATCCGCTTCAGTCAGCACGCTGTGATAACCCATCATGACGGCCTGCCATGTCTCTTGATCAGAGTGGCAAACATGCGCAAGAGTCTTCTGCTGGGCTGTCAG gTGACTGGAAAACTTGTACAGCCGTGTGTTCCTAAGGAAGGGGAAACAGTGGGTTTTGATCAGAAGAATGTGACTTTCAGTGTGGACACAGCGAGTGAAAGTCCGTTCCTCATCGTTCCTCTCACATTCTATCACATCATAGATGAAGAGAGTCCTCTGAGAGGCTGGGCAGCCAAAG GAGGTTGGATAGATTCGAATCGGGTCGACTTTGAGCTGCTGGTTATGATGAATGCGACGATAGAACCCACGTCAGCCACCTGTCAGGTGAGAACCTCTTACCTGCCCGACGAGATCGTCTGGGGTTATGAGTTCCAGCCCATCGTATCTCTCTCTCCAACCGGAAAATACGTGGCGGACCTCGCATACTTCGACAAAGTGGTGAAAACCAAGACCCTGCCTTCCTTCAGTCTGGCCCCTGCGAACAGTCCTGATGGTTACCACGGAGACGCCGATGGAACCGACCCCGAGAAGATAAGACTGGAGCAAAGATACAAAGCTGatgagaaacagacagacagagatcaCAGTGTGAGAGTCAGTAACGTCTGA